From a region of the Candidatus Bathyarchaeia archaeon genome:
- a CDS encoding MoaD/ThiS family protein has protein sequence MRGSLKPQLKVYVTALGHVQDLLGRKEVEVTPKESTVMGVIESLSNYCGRSIKDSIVDRRSGELKVLILLNDLDVHFLEKTKTSVKHGDRLTILPLAAGG, from the coding sequence ATGAGAGGAAGCTTGAAGCCTCAATTAAAGGTTTACGTCACGGCTTTAGGCCACGTACAAGATCTACTAGGTAGGAAGGAAGTGGAGGTAACGCCTAAGGAATCAACGGTCATGGGGGTAATTGAAAGCTTGTCGAACTACTGTGGTCGTTCGATCAAAGACTCCATCGTAGACCGTAGGTCGGGGGAGCTTAAAGTCCTCATACTGCTAAACGACTTGGACGTGCATTTTCTTGAAAAAACGAAAACATCCGTGAAACATGGGGATAGGCTAACAATACTTCCCCTCGCGGCGGGGGGTTAG
- a CDS encoding succinate--CoA ligase subunit alpha, with translation MSILLSKNTRVLIQGITGREGLARSKLMKDYGTNVVAGVTPGKGGREVWGIPVYDTVESALKERGGVDLSVTFVPAPFVKDAVYEALDAGVKIIVMPVERVPIHDILDILAYAKRCEARVVGPGSLGLVTPGEAIAGWIGGTLELAQSVFKPGPVGVMSRSGGQTTTLCWALTEAGLGESTAIHIGSEPVVGTSFAELLTLFEEDEQTELVVMFGEIGTQAEEEAAEVLKEGGFSKPLVAYVTGGSAKPGIRFSHASAIIEEGRGTAESKIKALREAGATVVERPDEVVVKVKELTQSFRG, from the coding sequence ATGTCGATTTTGTTGAGCAAAAATACGAGGGTGTTAATCCAGGGAATAACGGGCAGGGAGGGGTTGGCCAGATCCAAGCTCATGAAAGATTACGGGACCAATGTGGTAGCTGGGGTTACGCCGGGAAAGGGTGGACGAGAAGTGTGGGGAATCCCGGTCTACGACACCGTGGAAAGCGCTTTAAAAGAAAGAGGCGGCGTCGACCTCTCAGTAACATTCGTTCCAGCGCCTTTCGTCAAGGATGCTGTTTATGAGGCGTTGGACGCAGGAGTTAAAATCATCGTCATGCCGGTTGAAAGGGTTCCTATCCACGACATCCTTGACATCCTAGCCTACGCGAAGCGATGTGAAGCCAGAGTCGTCGGCCCAGGCTCTCTAGGGTTAGTCACACCCGGTGAGGCCATCGCGGGCTGGATAGGGGGAACCCTGGAGCTCGCCCAGTCCGTGTTCAAGCCGGGACCAGTTGGGGTAATGTCGAGAAGTGGAGGCCAAACAACTACGCTGTGTTGGGCTTTAACCGAGGCTGGCTTAGGTGAAAGCACAGCTATTCACATAGGCTCTGAGCCAGTGGTTGGAACCTCTTTCGCCGAGCTTTTAACACTGTTTGAGGAGGATGAGCAAACCGAGCTGGTTGTCATGTTTGGGGAAATCGGAACTCAAGCTGAAGAGGAAGCGGCTGAAGTGTTAAAGGAAGGAGGGTTCAGTAAGCCCCTTGTGGCGTACGTGACGGGGGGCTCTGCTAAGCCTGGGATACGATTCTCGCACGCCAGCGCCATAATCGAGGAAGGACGAGGTACGGCTGAGAGTAAGATTAAAGCCCTCCGGGAAGCGGGTGCCACCGTGGTTGAAAGACCTGATGAAGTGGTCGTTAAAGTCAAGGAGTTGACTCAATCGTTTAGAGGCTGA
- a CDS encoding HAD family hydrolase: protein MGVKAISFDLDGTLVDYAFIDSIWFDEIPKLYSAKHHVSFEEAKKTVIDEYDKVGEDNLEWYDLKYWLRRFNLDYDPGRLLTENMNKVRVYRDAKEALTRFYGNYILAINSNSPIEFIEVELKQAGLNGFFQHVFSSTSHFHQVKKTPECYVKVCNAMGVSPNELMHVGDNRRFDYEVPSSIGVKAIYLDRKRRCRGDTVVHNLKQLVEVLRRIDC, encoded by the coding sequence ATGGGTGTGAAAGCGATCTCCTTTGATCTGGACGGTACTTTGGTTGACTACGCCTTCATTGACTCGATCTGGTTCGACGAGATTCCGAAGCTTTACAGTGCTAAGCATCATGTTTCCTTTGAAGAGGCGAAGAAAACTGTTATTGATGAATACGATAAGGTGGGTGAGGATAATTTAGAGTGGTACGATCTTAAATATTGGCTTAGAAGGTTTAATCTTGATTATGATCCGGGGAGGCTTTTAACTGAAAACATGAATAAAGTTAGGGTTTATCGCGACGCTAAAGAGGCTTTGACGAGGTTTTACGGTAATTATATTTTGGCTATAAACTCTAATTCTCCCATCGAGTTTATAGAGGTCGAGTTAAAGCAAGCTGGGCTTAATGGATTCTTTCAACACGTTTTTTCCTCCACTTCGCATTTCCATCAAGTAAAGAAGACGCCTGAATGTTACGTGAAGGTATGTAACGCGATGGGGGTAAGTCCAAACGAGTTAATGCATGTAGGAGATAATCGACGATTCGATTACGAAGTGCCATCGAGTATCGGAGTTAAAGCCATATATCTGGACAGGAAGCGAAGATGTCGAGGAGATACCGTTGTACATAACCTTAAACAGCTGGTTGAAGTCCTTCGTAGAATAGACTGCTAA
- a CDS encoding CoA ester lyase, with translation MPFRSMLFVPGNNAKMVEKAVKLEADAIILDLEDAVPIHEKENARLIVQDSIRRFGSSNQLHLFIRINSISSELYREDIDKAVQKNVEGLMIPKSETVDDVKTIETLLREREKELGLEQGGITFIPLIETAKGVLHAYELASASRRIVALGFGSVDFTADIGAKPLGDGLEINYPRAYISVAAHAARVQAIDTPWVNITDLEGLIKDCKIARQLGFTGKMAIHPSQLNIVNRMFSPTDEEITYAKKVVEAFEKALEAGLGATSLEGKMIDRASYRQAMNILQFSKLIEKGKQAL, from the coding sequence ATGCCTTTTAGGTCAATGTTATTCGTCCCAGGAAACAACGCTAAAATGGTTGAGAAAGCCGTTAAGCTTGAGGCCGACGCCATCATCTTAGACCTTGAGGACGCCGTTCCTATACATGAGAAGGAAAATGCGCGATTGATCGTTCAAGACTCTATTCGCCGCTTCGGCTCATCAAACCAGCTTCATCTATTCATCAGGATTAACTCGATCTCCTCCGAGCTTTACAGGGAGGACATAGATAAAGCGGTACAGAAAAACGTTGAGGGACTCATGATCCCTAAATCAGAGACCGTGGACGATGTGAAGACGATCGAGACTTTGTTAAGGGAAAGGGAAAAAGAGTTGGGGTTGGAGCAAGGTGGAATTACTTTTATCCCTTTAATTGAAACCGCGAAAGGCGTTTTACACGCGTATGAGCTGGCTTCAGCGAGTCGAAGAATCGTTGCGTTGGGTTTCGGCTCAGTAGACTTCACCGCCGACATCGGAGCTAAACCCTTAGGTGATGGGTTAGAAATCAATTATCCTAGGGCTTACATTTCGGTCGCGGCCCATGCGGCCAGGGTTCAAGCCATCGACACGCCTTGGGTTAACATAACGGATCTAGAGGGCTTGATCAAAGACTGCAAGATAGCGAGGCAGCTTGGCTTCACGGGGAAAATGGCTATACACCCTTCCCAACTAAACATCGTTAATCGCATGTTTTCCCCTACGGACGAAGAGATAACGTACGCGAAGAAGGTCGTGGAGGCTTTTGAGAAAGCCCTTGAAGCTGGTTTAGGCGCCACCTCCCTTGAAGGAAAGATGATCGACCGCGCATCCTACAGGCAGGCGATGAACATCCTTCAATTCTCAAAGTTGATTGAAAAAGGAAAACAAGCATTATAA
- the proC gene encoding pyrroline-5-carboxylate reductase, whose translation MGIIGSGKIGEALIKGLISSKKLSRKNLCASDVREERRRYISKKYLIECLHSNLELVEKSEVVILAVKPNDVKKVLQAIRDKLTDKQLLISIAAGVTIDFILKILGKPIPVVRGMPNLPVLVREGMTVLSSMNGSEEHLAMAREIFESVGKVVFMEEKYMNAVTGLSGSGPAYIFMVIEALVEAGVKVGIPRETSTLLAAQTTLGAAKMILETEEHPALLREMVTTPGGVTIDGIIQLEEGKLRTSIINAVVKATERSRELVMNG comes from the coding sequence GTGGGTATAATAGGTTCAGGGAAGATTGGTGAGGCTTTGATCAAAGGCCTCATCTCATCGAAGAAGTTGTCGAGGAAAAACCTTTGCGCCAGCGATGTGAGGGAGGAGAGGAGGAGATATATCTCGAAAAAATACCTTATCGAATGCCTTCACAGCAATCTGGAGCTGGTTGAAAAAAGCGAAGTGGTCATATTAGCCGTTAAGCCCAACGATGTGAAGAAGGTTTTACAGGCGATTAGGGACAAGTTAACGGATAAACAATTGTTGATCTCCATCGCGGCGGGGGTTACCATCGATTTTATCCTGAAGATCCTAGGTAAACCAATTCCCGTTGTCCGTGGAATGCCAAATCTACCCGTGCTTGTCCGAGAAGGAATGACTGTGCTGTCTTCCATGAATGGGTCGGAGGAGCATCTAGCCATGGCACGTGAGATCTTTGAATCCGTTGGCAAAGTTGTCTTCATGGAAGAGAAGTATATGAACGCGGTTACGGGTTTAAGCGGAAGCGGACCAGCTTACATATTCATGGTTATAGAGGCGTTGGTTGAGGCGGGTGTTAAAGTGGGAATTCCTAGAGAAACATCAACCTTACTGGCGGCTCAAACTACGTTAGGAGCTGCTAAGATGATTTTAGAAACCGAAGAGCACCCCGCGCTGCTCAGAGAAATGGTAACGACTCCAGGCGGCGTGACGATTGATGGAATCATCCAGTTGGAGGAGGGAAAGCTTCGAACCTCCATAATCAACGCTGTGGTAAAGGCTACGGAGAGATCACGAGAATTGGTTATGAACGGTTAA
- a CDS encoding putative metallopeptidase: MAVKYSLAHDVREKIYDMIDKLGLSYIDKSKVICIRSVGSSSKMSFARVHGLPRIWQKALGKPAFYIIEVVEERFDMLGEYERERVLIHELLHIPKSFQGGFRPHKRWVSRKRVDEIHRKYLQLKCKQRS; the protein is encoded by the coding sequence ATGGCTGTCAAATATAGTTTAGCGCATGACGTACGGGAAAAGATATATGACATGATCGATAAGCTGGGGTTATCATATATCGATAAGTCGAAGGTAATATGCATCAGGAGCGTGGGCTCCAGTTCCAAAATGTCGTTCGCCCGAGTTCATGGCCTTCCCAGAATATGGCAGAAGGCCTTAGGAAAGCCTGCGTTTTACATTATAGAGGTAGTGGAGGAAAGATTTGATATGCTAGGTGAATATGAGAGGGAGCGAGTTCTAATCCACGAGCTCCTCCACATACCGAAAAGCTTCCAAGGAGGCTTTAGACCCCATAAACGCTGGGTAAGCAGGAAAAGGGTTGATGAGATTCACCGAAAATATCTTCAATTAAAGTGCAAACAGAGGAGTTGA
- a CDS encoding magnesium transporter, producing MRLPYGVDFSRLRSMLSQSMLAFSFDLGGLLAGFFVGLAFHTINNVIFLLLYPAVLTVRGNISGILSGRLGTALHTGRIQPRLRNNTQEFYSLIRSTFVLSFVVMIPVGFAGFLLSLMTFGLKINDLLIFIMLPSSVGFLSATLTIPLNSILSVLTYKRGLDPDTIVYPIMSTVADIVVTLVYFGAAWMLFHGGLLETALSLLLFLLGALISLAFYMKTRKEVIFKDMIREATPVLLFCSGIATLSGQLLGGLKRILERRPGILILYPAVMDTVGDVGSIIGSTTTSRLHLGEMVPNVSTYKRQISELMAVGTSSCIMHMIYGFASYLLSLKMFLDSSLDKLVLTSLLSGLMSFIPISFLSFIIAVKTFKRGFDPDNFVIPIETSVADALATLSLSASVALIHLLI from the coding sequence ATGAGGTTACCGTATGGAGTGGATTTCTCAAGGTTACGCTCCATGCTATCCCAGTCCATGCTGGCCTTCAGCTTTGATTTAGGCGGTCTCTTAGCTGGATTTTTCGTAGGCCTCGCATTTCACACCATAAACAACGTCATATTCCTCCTGCTTTATCCAGCTGTTTTAACCGTCAGAGGAAATATCAGCGGCATCTTATCTGGAAGACTTGGAACCGCCTTGCATACTGGCCGTATCCAGCCACGCCTTAGGAACAATACTCAAGAGTTTTATTCACTAATTCGGTCTACGTTTGTACTTTCATTTGTTGTAATGATACCAGTAGGTTTCGCGGGATTCCTATTGAGTTTAATGACTTTTGGCCTAAAAATCAATGACCTGCTCATTTTCATAATGCTGCCATCTTCAGTGGGGTTTCTATCCGCGACCTTAACTATCCCCTTGAACTCCATTTTATCCGTTCTAACCTATAAGAGAGGTCTTGACCCAGATACTATCGTATACCCTATTATGTCCACGGTGGCCGACATCGTTGTAACTCTCGTTTACTTTGGTGCTGCTTGGATGCTTTTCCATGGAGGATTGTTAGAAACAGCCCTAAGCCTCTTATTATTCCTCCTGGGAGCTCTCATCTCCCTCGCCTTCTACATGAAAACTAGGAAGGAAGTTATTTTCAAGGATATGATTAGAGAGGCCACTCCTGTGCTCTTATTCTGCAGTGGAATCGCAACTTTATCAGGTCAACTGCTCGGCGGGTTGAAAAGAATACTTGAAAGAAGGCCTGGGATCCTCATCCTATACCCAGCAGTAATGGATACCGTAGGTGATGTGGGCTCTATAATCGGGTCAACTACAACGAGTCGCCTTCACTTGGGCGAAATGGTTCCAAATGTGTCCACGTATAAAAGGCAGATTTCCGAGTTGATGGCCGTTGGAACATCGTCTTGTATCATGCACATGATTTACGGTTTCGCATCATACCTGCTTTCCTTGAAGATGTTTTTAGACTCTAGTTTAGATAAGTTGGTTTTGACCTCTCTCCTATCCGGCCTAATGAGCTTCATACCCATATCCTTTTTATCGTTTATAATAGCGGTGAAGACGTTTAAGAGGGGCTTCGATCCTGATAACTTTGTCATACCAATCGAAACATCGGTGGCTGACGCTTTAGCCACTTTATCCTTGTCCGCTTCAGTCGCCCTTATCCACTTATTAATTTGA
- a CDS encoding MgtC/SapB family protein: MISELEIVARLSLSLTLGGLIGLEREVLRKPAGLRTHILVAIGSALFTILSLYGFPGSDPARVAAYVVAGIGFIGGGTIIQSRDRVIGITTAASLFVTAAIGMACGVGLYISAIFVTGIAFIVLRFGKMERVRQT, encoded by the coding sequence ATGATATCGGAGCTAGAAATCGTCGCGAGGCTTTCATTGTCCCTAACTCTAGGAGGCCTTATCGGTTTAGAAAGAGAAGTGCTCAGAAAGCCAGCTGGACTGAGAACCCACATTCTTGTAGCCATAGGATCAGCATTGTTCACCATCCTATCATTGTATGGTTTCCCAGGTTCGGATCCAGCCAGAGTAGCCGCCTATGTTGTGGCGGGTATAGGCTTTATCGGAGGGGGGACAATCATCCAAAGTCGAGATCGGGTGATAGGAATAACTACAGCCGCGTCCCTGTTCGTAACGGCGGCTATAGGCATGGCATGCGGAGTGGGCCTGTACATCTCAGCCATATTCGTTACAGGAATCGCATTCATCGTTCTACGGTTCGGAAAAATGGAGAGGGTAAGACAAACATGA
- a CDS encoding ATP-grasp domain-containing protein — protein MVKLTEHKGKEILRSMGINTPTGDVARTSLEARRISESLAKPVVVKAHVPFSGRFKAGVVKIAETPDEAEKAASHILSSEIRGFSIHELLVEEKVEIEKEYYAGIIINDSWKVRSPVIIFSVEGGISIEETAKHSPEKVSTLTVDVLKGVNKYDAYNLAIRLGVPSQWIPKIGETLTAMYYAFKRYEARILEINPLALTKDLKIAALDCKMVIDDSAAPRHPELGIQFPRDRETPPTQLEEMAWKIEERDYRGTSYFAQLTQETKEGGYVGFHGIGGGGAMLGMDALHRCGLKIANYADTSGNPTAAKVYRVAKIILAQPGIEGYFLSGAVIASQEQWHHAHGLVKAFRETLAEKPGFPIVALIAGNKEKEAHRIMKEGLKDLPVKLEVYGRDYVYNLGHLALRMRSLVEEYRAMKTNEPGHPI, from the coding sequence ATGGTCAAGTTGACGGAGCATAAGGGTAAAGAAATTTTAAGATCCATGGGAATTAACACGCCTACCGGGGATGTTGCGAGAACCTCTTTAGAAGCGAGAAGAATAAGTGAAAGCCTAGCCAAGCCAGTTGTGGTTAAAGCACACGTGCCATTCAGCGGGAGGTTTAAGGCGGGGGTCGTCAAGATCGCGGAAACTCCTGATGAAGCTGAGAAAGCCGCCTCCCACATCTTGTCTTCAGAGATCAGGGGGTTCTCCATTCACGAGTTATTAGTGGAGGAGAAGGTGGAAATCGAAAAGGAGTATTATGCGGGCATAATCATAAACGATTCATGGAAGGTGAGGAGTCCAGTCATAATCTTTAGCGTTGAGGGAGGAATTTCCATAGAGGAGACGGCTAAACATTCACCTGAAAAAGTGTCAACGCTAACCGTAGACGTTTTAAAGGGGGTTAACAAGTATGATGCTTATAACCTAGCTATACGATTAGGCGTTCCAAGCCAATGGATACCTAAAATAGGTGAAACTTTAACCGCGATGTATTACGCCTTTAAGCGGTACGAGGCGAGAATCTTAGAGATCAACCCGCTAGCATTAACCAAAGACCTTAAAATCGCGGCCTTAGATTGCAAGATGGTCATAGACGACTCAGCCGCGCCGCGACATCCAGAGCTGGGAATCCAGTTTCCGCGAGACAGAGAAACTCCTCCAACGCAACTGGAGGAAATGGCTTGGAAAATAGAAGAACGCGATTACAGAGGGACCTCTTACTTCGCGCAACTAACCCAGGAAACAAAAGAAGGTGGATATGTAGGATTTCACGGAATAGGCGGAGGAGGGGCCATGCTAGGCATGGACGCTTTACATAGATGCGGTTTAAAAATCGCCAATTACGCCGATACGAGTGGAAATCCCACGGCTGCTAAGGTTTATCGAGTAGCGAAAATAATCCTCGCTCAACCCGGCATAGAAGGATACTTTCTCTCAGGGGCTGTGATCGCCAGCCAGGAGCAGTGGCACCACGCTCATGGACTGGTGAAAGCCTTCAGGGAAACGTTGGCTGAAAAGCCAGGTTTCCCAATCGTAGCCCTTATCGCCGGAAATAAGGAGAAAGAAGCTCATAGAATCATGAAAGAAGGGTTAAAGGACCTGCCTGTAAAACTTGAGGTATACGGCCGGGACTACGTGTACAACTTAGGCCATTTGGCCCTCAGGATGAGGAGTCTCGTAGAAGAATACAGGGCGATGAAGACAAATGAACCGGGACACCCTATATGA
- a CDS encoding Lrp/AsnC family transcriptional regulator, giving the protein MLIITMMLSDKLNLNILRKICSGQGLDVNLRYLSNVLNKHRETVRRRVLELLDAKIIDRPVFPFIELYREYPLFITAYADLPDDERVVRWVKEDKHIFGAFKVREGDYNMMLFEFHKSLDDYLKWRDRLTIEGKIPERAGRIPSSAIYVSNRLVIKYEPNAAIKLIEQEFQEKGKITLNNQVIDDVSLKILRMLVNGKGIRVNENLLARELEVHRATVKKRIAKMVESGVILNPLCRFPAFFVPPDFLLVYSLVELKGKKEELEKRILKDPHVSLAYRISQGRYNLLLFETHKNIEEYLTWEDEYVKRFPGNFGSIKNNYLSPKMTISIDQQKVSLGAIENRLNALS; this is encoded by the coding sequence ATGTTAATTATTACCATGATGCTCTCCGACAAGTTAAATTTGAACATTCTACGTAAAATATGCTCTGGTCAGGGTTTAGACGTTAACCTTCGATACCTTTCCAACGTGTTGAACAAGCATAGGGAAACGGTGAGGAGGAGGGTTTTAGAGTTACTGGATGCGAAAATAATCGATAGACCCGTATTTCCATTCATAGAACTGTACAGGGAATATCCCCTCTTCATCACAGCGTACGCTGATTTGCCAGACGATGAAAGGGTTGTCAGATGGGTTAAAGAGGATAAGCACATTTTCGGCGCCTTCAAGGTTAGAGAAGGCGATTACAACATGATGCTGTTCGAATTTCATAAGAGTCTCGACGATTACTTGAAATGGAGGGATCGATTAACCATCGAGGGGAAAATCCCTGAAAGGGCAGGTAGGATCCCATCCAGTGCCATATACGTTTCGAATCGACTGGTAATAAAGTATGAGCCTAACGCCGCCATCAAGCTAATCGAACAAGAGTTCCAAGAGAAGGGTAAGATAACCTTAAATAATCAGGTTATCGACGATGTTTCCCTGAAAATTTTAAGGATGCTGGTTAACGGTAAAGGGATACGCGTAAACGAAAATCTCCTCGCCCGCGAGTTAGAGGTGCATAGGGCCACGGTGAAGAAGAGGATAGCGAAGATGGTTGAAAGCGGCGTCATATTGAACCCACTATGCCGGTTTCCCGCCTTTTTCGTTCCACCCGACTTCCTCCTCGTTTACTCATTGGTGGAGTTGAAGGGTAAGAAGGAGGAGTTGGAGAAGAGAATATTAAAGGATCCTCATGTAAGCCTAGCCTACAGGATCAGCCAAGGACGATATAACCTACTCTTGTTTGAAACTCATAAAAACATCGAAGAATACCTAACTTGGGAGGATGAATACGTTAAAAGGTTTCCTGGAAACTTCGGCTCAATTAAGAACAATTACTTATCCCCAAAAATGACTATTTCAATCGACCAGCAAAAGGTTTCTCTAGGAGCCATAGAAAACAGGTTGAACGCATTGAGTTAA
- a CDS encoding TGS domain-containing protein → MPTNLPQEAKGKWNKVISAKTPEEKLEALKEFLSAIPKHKGNEKLRMQVKHKISDLMSQLERKKRRRQAGKKKLPEKSGAAQVVVLGLARVGKTSLMEKLTNMRLKIGGHSAVSTMGMMPYEDIQIQLIELSHHIFSDNFREGLDTLRQADGLLIVLDSAQDIEQQLKLILDKLNEIGITIVKPSPNIEVKIENNLNNGPVIQLAGRLLNCTIQEVKEFFLQNGLKNVRIFLKGEVSFEEIVEFASRWDKSYKPTLILVNKPRPDGIVSSSIIERFAPNVPLMEISSRMNIGLENVSAAIFKQLSIIRVYTREPGEKAPIGPPFTLKKGSRISDLAKSIHSEVLRKFRYAKIWGPSSKYPGEKVGVNHELFDKDLVEIYT, encoded by the coding sequence ATGCCTACCAACCTTCCCCAAGAAGCCAAAGGGAAATGGAATAAGGTTATTTCAGCCAAAACCCCCGAGGAGAAACTGGAGGCTTTAAAGGAATTCCTATCGGCGATCCCGAAGCATAAAGGCAACGAAAAACTTCGTATGCAGGTAAAACATAAGATATCCGATCTAATGAGTCAACTGGAGCGGAAAAAGCGTCGAAGACAGGCCGGAAAAAAGAAGCTTCCAGAGAAATCAGGCGCAGCCCAAGTCGTGGTACTGGGTTTAGCTAGGGTGGGAAAAACAAGCTTAATGGAGAAGCTAACGAACATGCGCCTGAAAATAGGAGGACACTCGGCGGTTTCAACCATGGGAATGATGCCCTATGAGGACATACAAATACAGCTTATAGAGTTGTCTCACCACATCTTCTCTGATAACTTTCGTGAGGGCTTAGATACGCTGAGGCAGGCAGATGGTTTATTGATCGTGTTAGACAGCGCTCAGGATATCGAGCAACAATTAAAACTTATCCTAGACAAGTTAAACGAGATCGGAATAACAATCGTGAAGCCGTCCCCAAACATCGAAGTAAAAATAGAAAATAACTTGAATAATGGACCAGTAATCCAGCTCGCTGGAAGGTTGTTGAACTGCACAATCCAAGAAGTAAAGGAATTCTTTCTTCAAAATGGTTTAAAAAACGTGAGGATATTCCTAAAGGGGGAGGTAAGTTTCGAAGAGATAGTGGAATTCGCATCGAGATGGGATAAGTCCTATAAGCCCACTTTAATTCTCGTAAATAAGCCCCGCCCCGATGGAATTGTGAGCTCATCAATCATTGAGAGATTTGCTCCAAATGTGCCATTGATGGAGATTTCGAGTAGAATGAATATTGGTCTGGAAAATGTGTCCGCAGCCATATTCAAACAGCTTTCAATCATCCGAGTTTACACTCGTGAGCCGGGTGAAAAGGCTCCTATAGGTCCTCCTTTCACTTTGAAGAAGGGATCTAGAATATCTGATTTAGCCAAGTCCATCCATTCTGAGGTTTTGAGGAAATTCAGGTATGCGAAGATATGGGGGCCTTCAAGCAAATATCCAGGTGAAAAGGTTGGAGTTAACCATGAATTGTTCGATAAGGATCTCGTCGAAATCTATACGTGA
- a CDS encoding TMEM165/GDT1 family protein translates to MVPFVTIGLAELGDKTQLSIFLLSSGTEKRFQLLLGVSLAFLTVDGFAVALGSWITHTIPYSTLKVASGLMFLAFGFLTLMGWKIGKKPWVITVNSKKNPLIVGYTLIFMAEWGDKTQVASALFAAHFEASMVLLSVMAALIILSAIAIYLGKIALRKVDNRLMMKVSGILFMIIGFLTFFF, encoded by the coding sequence TTGGTTCCCTTTGTAACGATAGGCCTAGCCGAGCTGGGGGATAAAACGCAGCTATCAATTTTTCTTCTTTCATCTGGAACGGAGAAACGTTTTCAACTTCTACTAGGGGTCTCTTTGGCCTTTCTAACGGTTGATGGGTTCGCAGTCGCCTTGGGCTCATGGATTACCCATACAATCCCATATAGCACGTTGAAGGTTGCCTCAGGACTCATGTTCTTAGCATTCGGGTTTTTAACATTAATGGGGTGGAAGATTGGGAAAAAACCTTGGGTAATCACCGTTAATTCCAAAAAGAATCCTTTAATCGTAGGATACACGTTAATTTTTATGGCTGAATGGGGCGACAAGACGCAAGTCGCATCGGCCCTATTCGCCGCCCACTTTGAGGCCTCAATGGTCTTGTTAAGCGTTATGGCAGCGTTAATAATCCTTTCCGCCATAGCGATTTACCTGGGTAAGATCGCTTTAAGAAAGGTGGATAATAGGCTGATGATGAAAGTGTCTGGAATCTTGTTCATGATAATCGGATTTCTAACCTTTTTCTTTTGA